The following coding sequences lie in one Sesamum indicum cultivar Zhongzhi No. 13 linkage group LG9, S_indicum_v1.0, whole genome shotgun sequence genomic window:
- the LOC105170454 gene encoding D-xylose-proton symporter-like 3, chloroplastic: MALTCAPPLLNLKLKNKYSQHHFCVAKKSNSVATTPVRNSLSLDFDSRSFWANDKGFRIRFLRAAPKPNLMKVGASSGEGKSFNSETTQQEVFAWSSVILPFLFPALGGLLFGYDIGATSGATISLQSPELSGTNWFNFSAVQLGLVVSGSLYGALAGSLVVYPLADFLGRRRELIIASLFYLTGALLTAYAPGLGVLLVARFLYGLGIGMAMHGAPLYIAETCPSQIRGTLISLKELFIVMGILLGYFVGNFEINAIGGWRYMYGFSAPIALLMGLGMWSLPPSPRWLLLRAVQGKGSLQEYKEKALLALRKLRGCSGEDKVSERQIEDTLVSLKTAYAGNESEGSFLEVFQGPSLKAFIIGGGLVLFQQITGQPSVLYYAGPILQTAGFSAAADATKLSVVVGVFKLLMTGVAVLKVDDLGRRPLLIGGVAGLAFSLLLLSAYYKFLGGFPFVAVAALLLYVGCYQISFGPISWLMVSEIFPLRTRGKGISLAVLTNFGSNAIVTFAFSPLKELLGAENLFLLFGAIAVLSLVFVVTSVPETKGLSLEEIESKILK, translated from the exons ATGGCTCTAACTTGTGCTCCGCCATTGTTGAACCTCAAGCTCAAGAACAAGTACTCGCAACACCATTTCTGCGTTGCCAAGAAATCTAATTCTGTTGCCACCACCCCTGTTAGAAACTCTTTGAGCCTAGATTTCGACAGCCGTTCATTTTGGGCTAATGATAAAGGCTTTAGAATACGTTTTTTACGCGCTGCTCCCAAACCCAATTTGATGAAG GTTGGAGCTTCTTCAGGGGAAGGTAAATCTTTCAATTCTGAGACAACACAGCAAGAGGTTTTTGCTTGGTCTTCTGTTATCTTACC ATTTCTATTCCCTGCCTTGGGTGGTCTGTTATTCGGCTATGACATTGGTGCAACCTCTGGAGCTACCATTTCTTTGCAG tCACCTGAGCTTAGTGGTACAAACTGGTTCAACTTTTCAGCTGTTCAGCTTGGTTTAGTG GTTAGCGGTTCCCTTTATGGAGCTCTTGCTGGCTCCCTCGTTGTTTATCCCCTGGCTGATTTTCTTG GGAGGAGGAGAGAGCTTATCATCGCTTCCCTGTTCTATCTGACTGGTGCTTTGTTGACTGCCTATGCTCCTGGCCTTGGAGTTCTCTTAGTAGCCCGGTTTCTATATGGTCTTGGTATTGGCATG GCAATGCATGGGGCTCCTCTTTACATTGCAGAAACCTGCCCATCTCAAATTCGGGGAACTCTGATATCCCTAAAGGAGCTTTTCATAGTAATGGGGATATTG TTGGGCTATTTTGTTGgtaattttgaaatcaatGCTATTGGGGGCTGGCGTTACATGTATGGGTTCAGTGCCCCAATTGCATTACTTATGGGATTAGGCATGTGGAGTCTCCCGCCATCTCCACGATGGCTTCTTCTTAGGGCTGTTCAAGGTAAAGGGTCCTTACAAGAATATAAGGAGAAGGCTCTACTTgcattgagaaaattaagagGCTGTTCTGGTGAAGACAAAGTATCTGAAAGGCAAATTGAGGATACCCTCGTTTCCCTGAAAACTGCATATGCGGGTAACGAGTCAGAAGGCAGTTTTCTTGAGGTGTTTCAGGGGCCAAGTCTGAAGGCATTTATAATTGGAGGAGGATTGGTTCTTTTTCAGCAG ATTACAGGGCAACCTAGTGTTCTGTACTATGCAGGTCCCATTCTTCAG ACTGCTGGATTTTCTGCGGCTGCTGATGCTACAAAACTTTCAGTTGTTGTTGGTGTGTTTAAG TTGCTCATGACTGGAGTGGCTGTCCTGAAGGTTGATGATCTTGGGAGAAGACCCTTGCTGATTGGAGGTGTCGCTGGCCTA GCCTTCTCTCTGCTGCTGCTTTCGGCCTATTACAAATTCCTAGGAGGCTTTCCTTTTGTCGCTGTAGCTGCTTTGCTTCTCTATGTTGGTTGCTACCAG aTATCATTTGGACCTATCAGTTGGCTTATGGTATCAGAGATATTCCCACTCCGCACAAGAGGAAAGGGTATTAGTCTTGCAGTACTCACAAACTTTGGCTCAAATGCTATAGTGACATTTGCATTCTCGCCACTGAAG GAGTTACTTGGAGCagaaaatctttttcttctatttggGGCAATTGCTGTACTCTCACTTGTGTTTGTGGTAACCTCTGTTCCTGAAACCAAAGGCTTGAGCTTGGAAGAAATTGaatccaaaattttgaagtgA
- the LOC105170455 gene encoding uncharacterized protein LOC105170455, with protein MAQLERSRRSCDSPNMSRLPPSSPTFEQLLRVDETNWSTSPSPVPGINHDQEEFLSPASHGRKSVLSKVKERAKKLRHSLSGRKKHGSELNDDNTTPAWGVTLEEDDDELDDDPEYLGAPMYESETAPESLKETARQHPRAVPVVSQNHMVPNRIKHEAAKEDYVLVSPNNTVTEAVSEKLGPAYAAVSDATDKLASKIAGLAITTPEAQESAANVPTQTEGGGQERARNTVHFSVPANPGYEAKKAGENSGDLRQYASSPQKWDKGISVKEYFMNKLEPGEDERALSQAITEAISPRRSTGDSGVVEKVKEAVTSFFWHDEPSNSMAKAASSSSTPVSSKITSSAPLLRSISTKARSSEIYRPASANSSPVPLSSNAREVVEEENHGKILQAN; from the exons atGGCTCAACTTGAAAGGTCACGAAGATCTTGTGACAGCCCTAACATGTCTAGACTACCTCCATCTTCACCAACTTTTGAGCAGCTCCTAAGAG TTGATGAGACAAACTGGTCAACAAGCCCATCTCCTGTGCCGGGAATAAATCATGATCAAGAAGAGTTTCTGAGCCCAGCTTCCCACGGCAGGAAGTCTGTTCTTTCCAAAGTAAAGGAGAGAGCTAAGAAGTTGAGGCACAGTCTGAGTGGCAGGAAGAAACATGGAAGCGAGCTCAACGACGATAACACTACTCCTGCATGGGGTGTTACCTTGgaggaagatgatgatgaactCGATGATGATCCTGAATATCTTGGAGCACCAA TGTATGAGTCAGAAACAGCACCAGAGAGCTTAAAAGAGACTGCACGGCAGCATCCACGAGCGGTGCCTGTCGTTTCTCAGAACCATATGGTGCCAAACCGTATTAAACATGAAGCTGCAAAAGAAGATTATGTACTCGTTAGTCCAAACAACACCGTGACTGAAGCTGTATCTGAAAAACTGGGACCAGCATATGCTGCTGTGTCTGATGCAACCGACAAACTTGCATCGAAGATTGCTGGCCTTGCTATTACAACTCCTGAAGCACAAGAGTCAGCTGCCAATGTTCCTACTCAGACTGAAGGTGGAGGACAAGAAAGAGCAAGGAACACTGTGCATTTTAGTGTTCCAGCAAATCCAGGGTATGAAGCCAAGAAAGCAGGCGAAAATTCAGGAGATCTGAGGCAATATGCCAGCAGTCCTCAGAAATGGGACAAAGGTATTTCTGTAAAGGAGTATTTCATGAATAAGCTGGAGCCTGGAGAAGACGAAAGAGCACTTTCGCAAGCTATAACAGAGGCCATAAGTCCAAGGAGAAGCACTGGAGACAGTGGGGTGGTGGAGAAGGTGAAAGAAGCTGTCACTTCATTTTTCTGGCATGATGAGCCCTCCAACTCAATGGCAAAGGCTGCAAGCTCATCTTCTACTCCCGTCTCATCAAAGATTACAAGTTCTGCACCCCTGCTTCGCAGCATTTCAACCAAGGCTCGTTCTTCAGAAATTTACCGCCCCGCCAGTGCTAACTCCTCCCCGGTCCCACTTTCATCCAATGCTCGTGAAG TTGTTGAGGAAGAAAATCATGGAAAGATACTTCAAGCCAACTGA